The genomic stretch TGCTTGTTGTACTGAACACAGAACTTCATTAAAATACTAATACGAATTATTTCTATTAAGGTGTTTTAGCTGTGTCCCAAATTCTCATTGTCGATGATGATGTTCAATTATGTGAATTATTAACCGAAGTGTTAATCGAAGATGGCTATGAAGTGCATAGCGTGCATTGTGGTGAAAGTGCGCTTAGCTATATGCAGACCAAACCTGTGGATCTGGTTTTGCTTGATGTCATGTTACCGAACCTTAATGGCTTACAAGTCGCGAGACGTATTTGTCAGCGCTTTGCGACGCCAATTCTCATGTTAACGGCGTTAGCAGATGAAACGGCTATGTTAGATTGCTTACAGGCGGGCGCTGACCAGTATATCGCGAAGCCTTATAATGTGGTGGAGCTATTAACACGTATTCAGGTGATGTTACGTCGCGTTGGTTTAGAAAAACAAAGACAGCACTTAGGCAATGAGTTAGGTAATGAAAGTTCTATTCTGACGCAATTATCCCGTTTAGCATTGACAGGTACTGAAGCAGAGCTACTTGAATACCTGGTATCACGACATGAAGTTGTGGTATCTAAAGGTGAACTCCAAAAACAAGTATTGAAAAAAGACTTATGTCCATTTGACCGTAACCTCGATATGCACATCAGTAATATTCGTCGTAAGATGGTGCAATCAGGTTTATCTAAATTACATATCAAAACGGTACGTGGTAAAGGTTATAGCTTTTTTGAACATGTAGGCAGTATGGCTGTATGAACCTAATGCATGTAAAAAAGGCGCGGCAATTGTTTTTTTTAGGTGATCGCCAAGGATTGGCGTTTCGTTTATTCAGTTACTTCGCTATTACCTTGGTGCTGATCCTGAGTTTACAAAGTATCGCTGAAATGGCATTAGTGCGGGTGATGCTGCACCTGCCTAGCAATGTTAAAGTTGAAATGCTAGACCTTGCCCAGCAAGCGAACAAGTTACTGGATCGTAAAGATGCTGAAGGTAACTTAGAC from Moritella marina ATCC 15381 encodes the following:
- a CDS encoding response regulator transcription factor: MSQILIVDDDVQLCELLTEVLIEDGYEVHSVHCGESALSYMQTKPVDLVLLDVMLPNLNGLQVARRICQRFATPILMLTALADETAMLDCLQAGADQYIAKPYNVVELLTRIQVMLRRVGLEKQRQHLGNELGNESSILTQLSRLALTGTEAELLEYLVSRHEVVVSKGELQKQVLKKDLCPFDRNLDMHISNIRRKMVQSGLSKLHIKTVRGKGYSFFEHVGSMAV